The following is a genomic window from Chloracidobacterium sp..
GAGTTATCCTCGCCATCGACCGCACACATTATATGCTCGATCCGCACTTCTCCCTCGATGCGGATGTTCGGGTTGACGGTCAGGACGGGCGTACGGCTTTCGCGCAAGACCATTTCAGCAACCGAGCCGAATTTTAGCTTCTCAAAGCCTTTGCGGCCATGCGTGCCGAGAGCAGTCAGAAGCACGTTCGACCTGTCGGCTTCTTTCAGTATTGCCGATACTGGTTGGTCGTCCGCAAAGACCGGCGTGAATTCCGCCGTGTCGCCGAGCTGCTCACGGACGAACTCTTTGATCTGCAGTACATTCTCATCCTCGACGGTCTGTTCGGCAGATGCGATCTCCGCAAGCTGCGCGTCGGTGAAGTAGCGCGGCAGATCCGGTTCGCGTGCGGTCAATACCTTTAGAGAGGCACCGAACGCTTTTGCGATCTTTTCGGCAAATTTGAGGGCGACGGCCGACGGTGCACTGAGATCGGTCGCGGACAGTAATGTACGCTCATCGGATCGTGTCGGCGGTTCAGGGTGCTTTTTGCGTTCACTCATGTAAAAAAGCACGGGAACTGCCATTCGCGAGAGCAGCAGGGAAGCAACTTCGCCCGCCATCAACGATATGGCAAGGCCTTGGAAGATCGGGTCGGCGAGCATCACTGCCGAACCTACGATCACCGCTGAGGCGGTCAGCAGCATCGGACGAAAGCGCACCGCTCCGGCATCGACGACCGCATCGACAAGCGACATTCCGTGCTGCATCCGCAACTCGACGAAATCGACGAGGATGATCGAATTTCGCACAACGATACCTGCACCCGCGATAAAGCCGATCATTGACGTTGCCGTAAAGAAGGCGCCCATCAGGGCATGCGCCGGCAAGATGCCGACAAGCGAGAAAGGTATCGCCGCCATGATCGTGAGCGGCGTCTTGAATGATTGGAACCAGCCGACGACAAGGATATAGATGAGTACCATCACCGCGGCAAAGGCAATGCCCATATCACGAAAGACCTCGTACGTGATATGCCACTCGCCATCCCACTTCATCGAGTATTTGTCGGTCAGGAACGGCTGCGATGCAACATAACGCTCAAGCTCATATCCCTCCGGAAGCCGTAGCTCGGCGATCTTTTCGTTCAGGCCGAGGATCGCGTAAACGGGGCTTTCAACCACGCCTGCGACATCCGCCGTTACATAAACGACGGGCATCAAGTTCTTGTGGTAGATCGATCTGTCTGTATGCACCTCCTTCACATCGACAAGCTCGCCGACGGGAACGAGTTCGCCGCGGCTTCCGATCACCTTTATCTGCTTGAGGTCGGCAATGGTGGAGCGGTCGGCCTTGGGAAGACGCAAATTGATCAGCACATCTTCCTTTTCGGTCGGCACGTGGAGCAGCCCGACATTCATGCCGTCAACGGCTATGCGCAGCGTCTGCGCGATCTGTTCGGCCGAGATGCCGCTGAGCGCCGCTTTTTCCTTGTTGATCTTTAGGTTGAACTTTGGCTGCTCGTCCTCGACGTACCAATCGACATCGACAACGCCGTCCGTGGCCTCGAGGATCCCGCGTATGCTCTGTGCGATCTCGATCTGCCGCTCGTAGATCGGGCCGTATATCTCGGCAACGATCGTTTGAAGCACGGGCGGCCCGGGCGGCACTTCAGCTACCTTGATGTTGGCACCGTATTTTTCGGCGATGGTCTTTAGGCCGGGCCGAACACGCTTTGCGATGTCGTGACTCTGTGCCGAACGGTCGTCCTTGGGCAGCAGGTTGACCTGAATATCGGCGACATTAGAGCCGCTCCGCATAAAATAGTGGCGGACCAAGCCGTTGAAATTGTACGGTGCGGCGGTGCCGACATACATCTGATAATCGACGACCTCAGGCACCTGTCCGACGTAGTTCGCAAGCTCGCGGGTAACAGCTGCCGTCTGTTCGAGCGTCGAGCCTTCCGGCATATCGATCACAACCTGAAATTCGCTCTTATTATCGAACGGCAGCATCTTAACCTTGACGAACTTGAACGCAACAAGCGACATTGCGGCAAGCAGCAGGAAGACGACGCCGGCGAGGAACGAGTATCGCCACACCGGCTCTGCAATAATGTGGTGCATAACGCGGCGATAGAGCCGCGTAGTAAACCCTTCCTTTTCGTGATCGTGTGTGCTGTCGCGCTTAAGCAGCTTCAAGGCGGCCCACGGCGTTACGACAAAGGCGACGAGCATCGAAAAGATCATCGCCGCCGATGCGCCTATCGGGATCGGCCGCATATACGGCCCCATAAGGCCGCTGACAAATGCCATCGGCAAGATCGCCGCGATCACCGCGAACGTGGCAAGTATCGTAGGATTTCCGACCTCATCGACCGCACGCACGGCGACCTCGATGATCGACTTTCCTTTGTTCTCCGGCAGGCCGTAATGCCGCGTCATATTCTCGACGACGACGATCGCATCATCAACCAAAATGCCTATCGAGAAGATAAGTGCGAACAGCGTTATTCGATTGAGCGTGTAGCCGTAGAAATAGAAGACCGCCAGCGTCAGCGCGAGCGTTACGGGTATAGCGATCGCAACGATGCCGGATTCGCGCCAGCCGAGTGCGAAAATGATCAACGCCGAGACCGACAGCACCGCGACGAGCATGTGCAGAAGCAGTTCGTTCGACTTTTCAGCCGCAGTTTCGCCGTAGTTGCGCGTTACCGAAACGCGAACCTCATTCGGGATGAATGTACCCTTCAGGTCATCGACCTTTTCAAGCACGCGGTGTGCAATGTCGATGGCGTTCGTGCCCTTTCGCTTCGAAACAGCGATCGTAACGGCAGGTTCGACAGCCGTCGCTGCATTGCCGCCCGCCTGCTCGTGCTGTTCGCCCGCACCGTGGCCGAACATTACGTAATTTGCCGGCTCTTCGGCAGTATCGGCGATGACTGCAACATCATGCAGAAATACAGGGCTGCCGTTAGACACACCGACGACAACGTTGCCGACGTCTTCCGCGTTTGTAAGAAAATTGCCGGTCTCAACGACCGCCTCTATATTCTCCGCCGAGACGGAGCCTGACGTAAGCTGCTGATTTGCCTGCGAAAGCAAGGGAACGAGTGCCGCGGGGGCAATGCCGCGTGAGGCCATCCTTGCCGGATCGAGCAGCACCCTTACCTGACGGCGCTGGCCGCCGATAACCTTTACCTCAGAGACATCCGTGATCTCCTTTATCTGATCGGTGATCTGCGCCGCGATACGCCGGAGCGTGAAGTGATCGTATTTCGAACCGGAAAGCGTGAGAGCGAGTATCGGCACGTCATCGATGGAACGCGGCTTTACAAGCGGCATCGAGGCTCCTTGCGGAATGATGTCCGCATTCGCATTGAGCTTTTGATTGAGCCTTACAAGTGCATCTTCCTCGTTCTGGCCGACCTTGAAGCGTATGATCGCCATTGCCGCTCCGGGCGATGACGTCGAATAGATGTACTCAACGCCCGGGATCTCCCACAGCAGCTTTTCCATCGGCTTTGTAACACGCTCCTCGACCTCCTTTGGCGATGCTCCGGGCATCTGCACCATCACATCGACCATTGGTACGATGATCTGCGGCTCTTCCTCACGCGGAAGCATCACGACCGCACCCAGCCCGAGCAGGATCGATGCCGAGATGATGAGCGGCGTCAGCTTCGATCGAATAAAAGCCGAGGCGAGTTTTCCTGCAATGCCGAGGTTCTTCATCGCTTATTTGACCTTCGCGCCGTCCGTGATCCGTTCGACATTCGAGGTCGCCACGCGGTCTCCCTCGGAAAGGCCTGACAAGACCTCGATCGAGCCGTCCGCCGATTTGCCTGTCGTGATGATCCTGAAATTTGCAATGCCGTTATCGTCAACAACGAACACACCTGCCAATTGCCCGCGTTGGATGATCGCTGATGCAGGTACCGTAAAGGCGTCCTTTGCCGCCATCGGGAAACGCGCCGTACCGAACAGGCCGCTTCGCAGCAGCGAATTAGGTTCGAGCAGCACCTTTACGACAAAGCTGCGGCTTGCTTGGTCGGCCGTCGGCAGAATTTCGGAAACGGTGCCGAGAAAGTCACCGCCGCCCAAGGCATCGATCCTCACGCTGACACGCTGGCCGGTACGGACAGACCTCGAACGCGATTCTTCGACATTCGCTTCGAGCAGGTATGACGAGTTGTCCTCGATCGAAAGCAGCGGTGCTCCCGGTGCCGCAGTGCCGCCCGCCTCCGCGAATTTCTTTACGACAACACCAGCAACCGGCGACACGATACGCGAATAGCCTTCGACGACACGCACGCTTGCAATATCCGCCTTTGCCCGTTCGATCTGCGCATCGACCTGCTGTTTCTTTGACAATATCGCTTGCACCGAGGCTTTTGCGCGTTCAAGTTCCGAAGCGGCGGCGTCGAGCTTTGCCTTAACCTCATCGTATTCCTGCGCGCTGACGGAACGCCGCGAAAAAAGCTCCTTATAGCGGGCGAACGTCTTCTCGGCAAGCTGTTTATTGACCTCGGCCGTTCTAACTCCGGCACGTGCGGCATCGGCATTCTTTTCGACCT
Proteins encoded in this region:
- a CDS encoding efflux RND transporter periplasmic adaptor subunit — protein: MYKRSISVFLLAAAAATFAACGKEKAGNSVRPAANEIGDVAVTTVTRSSIEDFYEATGTVNAKTTTQISANILGRIISLPVSEGDRVSRGQLLVRIDNSEAKTRLQQAESGLKEARAAEVEVEKNADAARAGVRTAEVNKQLAEKTFARYKELFSRRSVSAQEYDEVKAKLDAAASELERAKASVQAILSKKQQVDAQIERAKADIASVRVVEGYSRIVSPVAGVVVKKFAEAGGTAAPGAPLLSIEDNSSYLLEANVEESRSRSVRTGQRVSVRIDALGGGDFLGTVSEILPTADQASRSFVVKVLLEPNSLLRSGLFGTARFPMAAKDAFTVPASAIIQRGQLAGVFVVDDNGIANFRIITTGKSADGSIEVLSGLSEGDRVATSNVERITDGAKVK
- a CDS encoding efflux RND transporter permease subunit, with the translated sequence MKNLGIAGKLASAFIRSKLTPLIISASILLGLGAVVMLPREEEPQIIVPMVDVMVQMPGASPKEVEERVTKPMEKLLWEIPGVEYIYSTSSPGAAMAIIRFKVGQNEEDALVRLNQKLNANADIIPQGASMPLVKPRSIDDVPILALTLSGSKYDHFTLRRIAAQITDQIKEITDVSEVKVIGGQRRQVRVLLDPARMASRGIAPAALVPLLSQANQQLTSGSVSAENIEAVVETGNFLTNAEDVGNVVVGVSNGSPVFLHDVAVIADTAEEPANYVMFGHGAGEQHEQAGGNAATAVEPAVTIAVSKRKGTNAIDIAHRVLEKVDDLKGTFIPNEVRVSVTRNYGETAAEKSNELLLHMLVAVLSVSALIIFALGWRESGIVAIAIPVTLALTLAVFYFYGYTLNRITLFALIFSIGILVDDAIVVVENMTRHYGLPENKGKSIIEVAVRAVDEVGNPTILATFAVIAAILPMAFVSGLMGPYMRPIPIGASAAMIFSMLVAFVVTPWAALKLLKRDSTHDHEKEGFTTRLYRRVMHHIIAEPVWRYSFLAGVVFLLLAAMSLVAFKFVKVKMLPFDNKSEFQVVIDMPEGSTLEQTAAVTRELANYVGQVPEVVDYQMYVGTAAPYNFNGLVRHYFMRSGSNVADIQVNLLPKDDRSAQSHDIAKRVRPGLKTIAEKYGANIKVAEVPPGPPVLQTIVAEIYGPIYERQIEIAQSIRGILEATDGVVDVDWYVEDEQPKFNLKINKEKAALSGISAEQIAQTLRIAVDGMNVGLLHVPTEKEDVLINLRLPKADRSTIADLKQIKVIGSRGELVPVGELVDVKEVHTDRSIYHKNLMPVVYVTADVAGVVESPVYAILGLNEKIAELRLPEGYELERYVASQPFLTDKYSMKWDGEWHITYEVFRDMGIAFAAVMVLIYILVVGWFQSFKTPLTIMAAIPFSLVGILPAHALMGAFFTATSMIGFIAGAGIVVRNSIILVDFVELRMQHGMSLVDAVVDAGAVRFRPMLLTASAVIVGSAVMLADPIFQGLAISLMAGEVASLLLSRMAVPVLFYMSERKKHPEPPTRSDERTLLSATDLSAPSAVALKFAEKIAKAFGASLKVLTAREPDLPRYFTDAQLAEIASAEQTVEDENVLQIKEFVREQLGDTAEFTPVFADDQPVSAILKEADRSNVLLTALGTHGRKGFEKLKFGSVAEMVLRESRTPVLTVNPNIRIEGEVRIEHIMCAVDGEDNSEDAVRFAAELAQKLNARLSVVRITSNGGKQSVCDRMPDELRADCRLSEISRTGELISEVIAHAESAAVDLIVLASRRGLTGEKAIGTSLIEIIRRAPCPVIAVPNDDA